A single region of the Legionella oakridgensis ATCC 33761 = DSM 21215 genome encodes:
- a CDS encoding fumarylacetoacetate hydrolase family protein, which yields MKLATLKSGKSRDGELCVVNKSLTKAICVSHIVPTLQAAIENWTHTKKKLEEIYQQLNEDSLKETFAFDSHALASPLPRAYQWADGSAYVNHVELVRKARGAEMPANFWTDPLMYQGGSDGFLAPNDPIVVTDEAYGVDFEAEVAIITEDVKMGIDATSAEQHICLLMLVNDVSLRNLIPNEIAKGFGFFQSKPASSFSPVAVTPEELGSYWDGKRLHLPLYSYLNGKLFGQPNAGIDMTFSFPELIAHAAKTRTLSAGTIIGSGTVSNLDRSKGSSCIAEKRMLEILATGKPNTPFMHFGDTIRIEMHDEQGQSIFGAIEQQVCSVNNHTAHHKVKDHREII from the coding sequence ATGAAATTAGCAACTCTTAAATCAGGAAAATCTCGCGATGGCGAATTATGCGTCGTTAATAAATCTCTGACCAAAGCAATTTGTGTGTCACATATTGTCCCAACGCTGCAAGCAGCCATTGAAAACTGGACGCATACTAAAAAGAAGCTTGAAGAAATTTATCAGCAATTAAATGAAGATTCCCTTAAAGAAACATTTGCTTTTGATTCGCACGCACTGGCCTCTCCCTTACCACGAGCTTATCAATGGGCTGATGGTAGCGCTTATGTCAATCATGTGGAATTAGTAAGAAAAGCTCGTGGCGCAGAAATGCCTGCCAATTTCTGGACGGATCCATTAATGTATCAAGGAGGATCAGATGGCTTTCTTGCTCCTAACGATCCCATCGTGGTTACCGATGAAGCTTATGGGGTTGATTTTGAAGCTGAGGTTGCCATCATCACAGAGGATGTAAAAATGGGCATTGATGCCACCTCGGCAGAACAACACATCTGTTTGCTGATGTTAGTGAACGATGTTTCTTTACGTAACCTCATCCCCAATGAAATAGCAAAAGGATTTGGATTTTTCCAATCAAAACCGGCAAGTAGTTTTTCACCCGTTGCCGTGACTCCAGAGGAGTTGGGTTCCTATTGGGATGGAAAACGCCTCCATTTACCATTGTACAGTTATTTAAATGGCAAATTATTCGGCCAACCCAATGCTGGAATTGATATGACCTTCTCTTTTCCAGAACTTATTGCCCATGCTGCTAAAACCAGAACACTGAGTGCTGGAACCATTATCGGTTCTGGAACCGTGTCAAATCTTGATCGCAGCAAAGGTTCCTCCTGCATTGCTGAGAAACGGATGCTGGAAATCCTTGCTACAGGAAAACCAAATACACCTTTTATGCATTTCGGTGACACCATTCGCATTGAAATGCACGATGAACAAGGACAAAGCATTTTTGGTGCCATAGAACAACAGGTTTGCTCTGTCAATAACCATACCGCTCACCACAAAGTCAAGGACCACCGTGAAATTATATGA
- the maiA gene encoding maleylacetoacetate isomerase, with protein sequence MKLYDYYRSTASYRVRIALNLKNINYETIPVHLINHGGEQHHLDYLKINPQGLVPTLDENGHILSQSLAIIEYLDEINPEPALLPQHPLGRALVRSLSLIIACDIHPINNLRVLQQLRQQFQATEEQVNEWYHLWLKKGFDALEKRLKDLPRKNHVCYGNDVSLADLCLIPQVYNAKRFNFPMNDYPLINEINDYCRELPAFIDAAPEA encoded by the coding sequence GTGAAATTATATGATTATTATCGCTCCACAGCGAGCTATCGAGTACGCATTGCTCTGAATTTAAAAAATATTAATTATGAAACCATCCCTGTGCATTTAATTAATCATGGGGGAGAACAACATCATTTGGACTATCTTAAAATCAATCCACAGGGGCTGGTTCCTACTCTGGATGAAAACGGTCACATTCTAAGCCAATCGTTGGCTATCATCGAATACTTAGACGAAATTAATCCAGAACCGGCTTTACTGCCACAACATCCCTTAGGGCGGGCTCTGGTGAGAAGCCTTAGTTTAATTATTGCCTGCGATATACATCCCATTAATAATCTCAGGGTTTTGCAGCAATTACGTCAACAATTTCAAGCGACCGAGGAGCAAGTCAACGAATGGTATCATCTCTGGTTAAAAAAGGGATTTGATGCTTTGGAAAAACGGCTAAAAGACTTACCCCGAAAAAATCATGTTTGCTACGGCAATGACGTATCCCTTGCCGATCTATGCTTAATTCCCCAAGTGTACAACGCCAAACGATTTAATTTCCCGATGAATGATTATCCACTCATCAATGAAATTAATGATTATTGCCGCGAATTACCAGCATTTATTGATGCAGCTCCGGAGGCCTAG